One Leisingera sp. M658 genomic window carries:
- a CDS encoding ion transporter — MDSSAQTEGTLRDRAREFVERQWVTNTILGIIIFNAITLGLGTSAAVRAHAGGLLDVIDTVVLGIFVLELALKLFAYGLRFFASAWNIFDLIVVSFGLFPDSQGLSALRGLRVVRALRLLSVIPQMRAVVQALLDALPGMGAVIVMISIVFYVFGVMATMMYGQAFDEWFGTLGRSLYSLFQIMTLESWSMGIVRPVMEQFPFAWSFFVPFIVITAFSVLNLFIGLLVNTMQTAVEADEQAEFEKLRDLVKSETDVVDAHVMELHEEIKALRSEIAQLKGRDNG; from the coding sequence TTGGACAGCAGCGCGCAAACCGAAGGGACGCTCCGGGACCGGGCCCGGGAATTTGTTGAGCGCCAATGGGTTACAAATACCATTCTGGGCATCATCATCTTCAATGCGATCACTCTGGGGCTTGGCACCTCTGCTGCGGTGCGGGCGCATGCGGGCGGTCTGTTGGATGTCATCGACACTGTTGTTCTGGGTATTTTTGTTCTGGAATTGGCGCTGAAGCTATTCGCCTATGGTCTGCGCTTCTTTGCTTCGGCCTGGAATATCTTTGACTTGATTGTGGTATCTTTTGGCTTGTTCCCCGACAGCCAGGGCCTGTCGGCGCTGCGCGGGCTGCGGGTGGTGCGGGCGCTGCGGCTGCTGTCGGTCATCCCGCAGATGCGGGCGGTGGTGCAGGCGCTGCTGGATGCCCTGCCGGGCATGGGCGCGGTGATCGTGATGATCTCTATCGTGTTTTATGTGTTCGGCGTGATGGCCACGATGATGTACGGGCAGGCCTTTGATGAATGGTTCGGCACCCTGGGCCGGTCGCTGTATTCTCTGTTCCAGATCATGACGCTGGAAAGCTGGTCGATGGGCATCGTGCGGCCGGTGATGGAGCAGTTCCCCTTTGCCTGGTCTTTCTTTGTGCCGTTCATCGTGATCACGGCGTTTTCGGTTCTGAACCTGTTCATCGGTCTACTGGTCAACACCATGCAGACCGCGGTGGAAGCCGATGAACAGGCCGAGTTTGAGAAACTGCGCGATCTGGTCAAATCGGAGACCGATGTGGTGGACGCGCATGTGATGGAGCTGCACGAGGAGATCAAGGCGTTGCGGTCGGAAATTGCGCAGTTGAAAGGGCGGGACAATGGCTGA
- a CDS encoding type VI secretion system Vgr family protein: MVESKGHENDLAWMSGTYSTDGLMMSRAIVREGLSKLTETTIEFAATKSQPKLQDLVGKQMNVHVMRQQTEHQFNGLCISVEYLGFRNGYEMYVAEVRPWFWLLTRTSDLRVFQEKTSVDIIKQLFSEYGFSDFTDKLSDSYEAREYCLQYRESDYAFLCRLMEEEGIYFYFDSPIGDTAIEKLVLCDGVSGHAPIKGGAGIEFHARDDSDRRREEHISEWTKEEILTRGKVTLNDFNFETPSADLKAATEITRGSHSYNDYEIYDYQGRYPSKTPLGDKRSRVRMEAQAIRHIRWRGASSVATLGTGSTFTMEKHPVKENNKEYLVIETEHHIKVAWDYGERESQQKKEVATKGAMRRDLKARNMDVPEEMEHDVYASTFSAILKSDQFRAPLVTPWPEVQGLQTAIVVGQSGEEIWTDKHGRIKIQFHWDREGKKSETSSCFVRVVTPWSGKNWGMVAIPRIGQEVVIQFEDGNPDRPICTGMLYNAETMPPYTYPDDQTQLGIKTNSSKGGGGYNELMFDDKKDSELMRVQAQKDHQMLVKDRSTVTVGMDAPDPEVTEADEKSYVFTVQQHMTETVHEGDRTEVVETGDKSETIQTGNMTLDVDTGDLTETIATGDHTETVSMGNLTVDVTAGKIAMSAGQEIKLTVGASEVKIDNSGVTIKGPMIKIEGSGMVEAKAPMTTVKGEAMLTLKGGLTMIN; this comes from the coding sequence ATGGTAGAAAGCAAGGGCCATGAAAACGACCTCGCCTGGATGTCGGGGACATATTCCACCGACGGTCTGATGATGAGCCGTGCGATTGTGCGCGAGGGGCTGAGCAAGCTGACCGAGACCACAATCGAGTTTGCCGCGACCAAGAGCCAGCCCAAGCTTCAGGATCTGGTCGGCAAGCAGATGAATGTGCATGTGATGCGCCAGCAGACAGAGCATCAGTTCAACGGGCTGTGCATTTCGGTCGAGTATCTGGGGTTCCGCAACGGCTACGAGATGTATGTGGCGGAAGTGCGCCCCTGGTTCTGGTTGCTGACGCGGACCAGCGATCTGCGGGTATTTCAGGAGAAAACCTCGGTCGATATCATCAAGCAGCTGTTCAGCGAGTACGGTTTCAGCGATTTCACCGACAAGCTGAGCGATTCCTATGAGGCGCGCGAATACTGCCTGCAATACCGCGAGAGCGACTATGCCTTCCTGTGCCGTCTGATGGAGGAAGAGGGGATTTACTTCTACTTCGACAGTCCCATTGGCGATACCGCGATTGAAAAGCTGGTGCTGTGCGATGGTGTCAGCGGCCATGCGCCGATCAAGGGCGGCGCGGGTATTGAGTTCCACGCCCGCGATGACAGCGACCGCCGCCGCGAGGAGCATATCTCGGAATGGACCAAGGAAGAGATCCTGACCCGCGGCAAGGTCACGCTGAATGATTTCAACTTTGAAACGCCCTCGGCGGATCTGAAGGCGGCCACTGAAATAACCAGGGGCAGCCATTCCTACAATGATTACGAAATTTATGACTACCAGGGCCGCTATCCGTCCAAGACCCCACTGGGGGACAAGCGGTCGCGGGTGCGGATGGAAGCGCAGGCGATCAGGCACATCCGCTGGCGCGGCGCCTCCAGTGTGGCGACGCTGGGCACCGGCAGCACCTTCACGATGGAAAAACATCCGGTGAAGGAGAACAACAAGGAATATCTCGTCATTGAGACTGAGCATCATATCAAGGTGGCCTGGGATTATGGCGAGCGGGAGAGCCAGCAGAAGAAAGAGGTTGCTACCAAAGGGGCGATGCGGCGCGACCTGAAGGCGCGCAATATGGATGTGCCCGAGGAAATGGAGCATGACGTCTATGCATCGACATTCAGCGCCATTTTGAAATCCGATCAGTTCCGGGCGCCCTTGGTGACTCCCTGGCCGGAGGTGCAGGGTCTGCAGACTGCAATCGTGGTCGGCCAGAGCGGCGAAGAGATCTGGACCGACAAGCATGGCCGGATCAAGATCCAGTTCCATTGGGACCGTGAAGGCAAGAAGAGCGAGACCTCTTCTTGCTTTGTGCGGGTAGTGACGCCCTGGTCCGGTAAGAATTGGGGCATGGTGGCGATCCCGCGGATCGGCCAGGAGGTTGTGATCCAGTTCGAAGACGGCAATCCCGACCGGCCGATTTGCACCGGCATGCTTTACAATGCTGAAACCATGCCGCCCTATACCTACCCCGATGATCAGACCCAGCTGGGGATCAAAACCAATTCCTCCAAGGGCGGCGGCGGCTATAACGAGCTGATGTTCGATGACAAGAAAGACAGCGAGCTGATGCGGGTGCAGGCGCAAAAGGACCATCAGATGCTGGTCAAGGACCGCTCGACGGTGACAGTGGGCATGGATGCGCCCGACCCGGAAGTCACTGAGGCGGACGAGAAGAGCTATGTTTTCACGGTCCAGCAGCACATGACGGAAACCGTGCATGAGGGCGACCGGACCGAAGTGGTGGAGACCGGCGACAAGTCCGAGACTATCCAGACCGGCAATATGACCTTGGACGTGGACACCGGCGACCTGACAGAAACCATTGCTACGGGGGACCATACAGAGACCGTGTCGATGGGCAATCTGACGGTTGACGTGACGGCGGGTAAGATCGCCATGAGCGCTGGCCAGGAGATCAAGCTGACAGTGGGGGCATCTGAGGTAAAAATCGACAATTCCGGTGTTACGATCAAGGGGCCGATGATCAAGATCGAAGGTTCTGGAATGGTTGAGGCCAAGGCGCCGATGACCACCGTGAAAGGCGAGGCCATGCTGACCCTGAAGGGCGGCCTCACGATGATCAACTAG
- the tssH gene encoding type VI secretion system ATPase TssH encodes MTEISRVALFGKLNKLGYQAVESATVFCKMRGNPYVELVHWLHQLLAQQDSDIHRIIQHYDLDAGKIATELTRALDMLPRGASTISDLSDHLMDAMERGWVWGSLLYSAGQVRSGHLLLGMLKTPALRNILSNMSPELARIGADDLADNFHDATDGSPEERMGAQDGSNVTGGGAEPGEASGSMAPGAMGKGEALEQFCTDLTEQARNGEIDPIVGRDEEIRQIVDILMRRRQNNPILTGEAGVGKTAVVEGFALRIARGDVPPALQDVRLLVLDVGLLQAGASMKGEFENRLRQVIDEVQASPVPIVMFVDETHTLVGAGGAAGTGDAANLLKPALARGTLRTIGATTWAEYKKYIEKDPALTRRFQVVKIDEPGIQKAILMMRGIASMLESHHRVQVLDEGIEAAVSLSARYIPARQLPDKSVSLLDTACARVAVSQHAVPAEVDDSQRRIEALTTELEIIGRDETAGYEVADRRAAAAAAKAAEEERLGGLTERWDKEKAVVEGILDLRAKLREGAAPVDAAPDTGEDGAEGAATSPLSDEDRAELMQQLKDKNAELEALQGDSALILPIVDHQAVASVVGDWTGIPVGRMVKDEIETILNLEEHLAKRVIGQDHAMKMIAKRIQTSRAGLDNPNKPIGVFMLAGTSGVGKTETALALAEVLYGGEQNVITINMSEYQEAHTVSSLKGAPPGYVGYGEGGVLTEAVRRKPYSVVLLDEVEKAHPDVHEIFFQVFDKGVMEDGEGRIIDFKNTLILLTSNVGTETIMDLCSDPDLMPEPEGMAKALRDPLVKVFPPALLGRLVAIPYYPLSPEMIGEITKLQLGRIQKRVQESHGVPFEYSDAVVEEIVNRCQELDSGGRMIDAIVTNTMLPDISNEFLRRLMEGKEVEKVAIGVTGGEFSYAFD; translated from the coding sequence ATGACCGAGATCAGCCGCGTGGCGCTGTTTGGCAAGCTGAACAAGCTGGGATACCAGGCCGTGGAAAGCGCAACCGTGTTCTGCAAGATGCGGGGCAACCCCTATGTGGAGCTGGTGCATTGGCTGCATCAGCTCTTGGCACAGCAGGACAGCGACATTCACCGGATCATCCAGCACTATGATCTGGATGCCGGCAAGATTGCGACCGAGCTGACCCGTGCCTTGGACATGCTGCCGCGCGGGGCCTCGACGATCTCGGACCTGTCGGACCATCTGATGGACGCAATGGAACGCGGCTGGGTCTGGGGATCTTTGCTGTATTCGGCAGGGCAGGTGCGCAGCGGCCATTTGCTGCTGGGCATGCTGAAGACGCCGGCGCTGCGCAACATTCTGTCGAACATGTCGCCGGAACTGGCCAGGATCGGCGCTGATGATCTGGCGGATAACTTCCACGACGCCACTGATGGTTCGCCTGAGGAACGGATGGGCGCGCAGGATGGTTCCAACGTGACCGGCGGCGGGGCGGAACCGGGTGAGGCGTCCGGTTCAATGGCGCCGGGCGCGATGGGCAAGGGCGAGGCGCTGGAGCAGTTCTGCACCGATTTGACCGAACAGGCCAGGAACGGCGAGATCGACCCGATCGTCGGACGCGATGAGGAAATCCGCCAGATCGTCGATATCCTGATGCGCCGCAGGCAGAACAACCCGATTCTGACCGGCGAGGCCGGCGTGGGGAAAACGGCTGTGGTCGAAGGCTTTGCGTTGCGGATCGCCCGCGGCGACGTGCCGCCTGCGCTGCAGGATGTGCGGCTTTTGGTGCTGGATGTGGGCCTGCTGCAGGCCGGCGCTTCGATGAAGGGCGAGTTTGAAAACCGTCTGCGCCAGGTGATTGACGAGGTTCAAGCCAGCCCGGTGCCGATTGTGATGTTTGTCGATGAGACCCACACGCTGGTGGGCGCGGGCGGCGCGGCGGGCACTGGCGATGCGGCCAACCTGCTGAAACCGGCGCTGGCGCGCGGCACGCTGCGCACCATCGGTGCCACCACTTGGGCTGAGTACAAAAAATACATTGAGAAGGATCCGGCCCTGACCCGTCGCTTCCAGGTGGTCAAAATTGACGAGCCGGGAATTCAAAAGGCGATCCTGATGATGCGGGGCATTGCCTCGATGCTGGAAAGCCATCACCGGGTGCAGGTGCTGGACGAAGGCATCGAAGCTGCGGTCAGCCTGTCGGCGCGATACATTCCGGCGCGGCAGCTACCCGATAAATCCGTCAGCCTGTTGGACACGGCCTGTGCGCGGGTGGCGGTGAGCCAGCACGCGGTGCCGGCTGAAGTGGACGACAGTCAACGCAGGATTGAAGCGCTGACCACCGAACTGGAGATCATCGGCCGCGACGAGACTGCAGGCTATGAGGTCGCAGACCGGCGCGCGGCAGCGGCGGCTGCCAAAGCGGCTGAGGAGGAACGGCTGGGCGGGCTGACCGAACGCTGGGACAAGGAAAAGGCGGTTGTCGAGGGCATTCTGGACCTGCGCGCCAAGCTCCGGGAGGGGGCCGCGCCCGTGGACGCAGCCCCGGATACTGGGGAAGACGGCGCGGAGGGCGCTGCGACCAGCCCGCTGTCTGACGAGGACCGCGCAGAACTGATGCAGCAGTTGAAGGACAAGAACGCTGAGCTGGAGGCGTTGCAGGGTGACAGCGCGCTGATCCTGCCGATTGTCGACCACCAGGCGGTGGCGAGCGTGGTGGGCGACTGGACCGGTATTCCGGTCGGCCGCATGGTCAAGGACGAGATCGAAACCATTCTGAACCTGGAAGAACATCTGGCGAAACGGGTGATCGGCCAGGATCACGCGATGAAGATGATCGCCAAACGGATTCAGACCAGCCGCGCCGGGTTGGATAATCCGAACAAGCCGATCGGGGTATTCATGCTGGCTGGGACCTCGGGCGTGGGCAAGACCGAAACCGCGCTGGCGCTGGCCGAGGTGCTGTATGGCGGTGAACAGAACGTTATCACCATCAACATGTCGGAGTATCAGGAAGCCCATACCGTCAGCTCGTTGAAAGGCGCGCCTCCGGGTTATGTCGGTTACGGCGAAGGCGGGGTGCTGACCGAAGCGGTGCGGCGCAAGCCCTATTCCGTGGTGCTGCTGGACGAGGTTGAGAAGGCGCATCCGGATGTGCATGAGATCTTTTTCCAGGTCTTTGACAAGGGCGTGATGGAGGACGGCGAGGGCCGTATCATCGACTTTAAAAACACGCTGATCCTGCTGACCTCCAACGTTGGCACCGAGACGATCATGGATCTGTGTTCGGATCCGGACCTGATGCCGGAGCCGGAGGGGATGGCAAAAGCACTGCGCGATCCGCTGGTGAAAGTCTTCCCGCCCGCACTGTTGGGGCGTCTGGTGGCGATCCCCTATTATCCGCTCAGCCCGGAGATGATCGGCGAGATCACCAAGCTGCAGCTGGGCCGGATCCAGAAACGGGTCCAGGAGTCGCATGGGGTGCCGTTTGAGTATTCGGACGCCGTGGTGGAAGAGATCGTCAACCGCTGCCAGGAGCTGGACAGCGGCGGCCGGATGATCGACGCGATTGTGACCAACACTATGCTGCCGGATATCTCAAACGAATTTCTGCGCCGCCTGATGGAGGGCAAGGAAGTTGAGAAAGTTGCGATAGGCGTCACCGGCGGGGAGTTTTCATACGCGTTTGACTGA
- the tssG gene encoding type VI secretion system baseplate subunit TssG has product MATGKGPRPDDLSLYGRLAMAPEKHHVFQALRVLEAHFNDAPRLGESRRPREDKLRLGQEAELAFPPSTIADFKPAEGGKPAVLTNRFFGLFGPQGPLPLHLTEYARDRKRNHRDPTMVAFADMLTHRLMSLLYRAWTQGSPAVSFDRADDPMARKVSSLIGYNGFKFGDRDDMPDLAKLHFAGHLAKGAKNAEGLVSILSAFFEVPVQLEEFVGSWLELEPDDRWQLGYGGLGHSTSIGNKVWSRSAKFRIRIGPLKLEDYERLLPGGEALKRLRAIVRSYAGDFLDWDVNLILAGDEVPRASLGGTTRLGHTSWIRSRPDPDADQPDVNDLYLYPGFGAGADERIEGGI; this is encoded by the coding sequence ATGGCGACCGGAAAAGGGCCTCGGCCGGACGATCTGAGCCTGTATGGCCGATTGGCCATGGCGCCTGAAAAGCACCATGTTTTTCAGGCCTTGCGGGTGTTGGAGGCGCATTTCAATGACGCCCCGCGCCTTGGCGAAAGCCGCCGCCCGCGCGAGGACAAGCTGCGTTTGGGGCAGGAGGCAGAACTGGCGTTCCCGCCCTCGACCATTGCGGATTTCAAACCTGCTGAGGGGGGCAAACCGGCGGTTCTGACCAACCGGTTTTTCGGTCTGTTCGGGCCGCAAGGGCCGCTGCCGCTGCATCTGACCGAATACGCCCGCGACCGTAAGCGCAACCACCGCGACCCGACGATGGTGGCCTTTGCCGACATGCTGACACACCGGTTGATGAGCCTGCTGTACCGGGCCTGGACCCAAGGCTCTCCGGCGGTCAGTTTTGACCGGGCCGATGATCCGATGGCGCGCAAAGTGTCGTCGCTGATCGGCTATAACGGATTTAAATTCGGCGACCGGGACGACATGCCTGATCTCGCCAAGCTGCATTTTGCTGGTCATCTGGCCAAGGGTGCCAAGAATGCCGAGGGGCTGGTATCGATCCTGTCGGCATTCTTTGAGGTGCCGGTGCAGCTGGAAGAGTTTGTCGGCAGCTGGCTGGAGCTGGAGCCGGACGACCGCTGGCAGTTGGGCTATGGCGGGCTGGGGCACAGCACCAGCATCGGCAACAAGGTCTGGAGCCGCTCGGCCAAGTTCCGCATCCGGATCGGGCCGTTGAAACTGGAAGATTATGAACGCTTGCTGCCGGGCGGCGAGGCTTTGAAACGGCTGCGCGCGATTGTGCGGTCTTATGCCGGGGATTTTCTGGATTGGGACGTGAACCTGATCCTGGCAGGCGACGAGGTGCCGCGCGCATCCTTGGGCGGCACCACCCGGCTGGGACATACCAGCTGGATCCGGTCGCGGCCCGACCCGGATGCGGACCAGCCGGACGTGAATGATTTATACCTGTACCCGGGATTTGGCGCCGGGGCTGATGAGCGAATAGAGGGAGGGATTTAA
- a CDS encoding type VI secretion system contractile sheath domain-containing protein, whose protein sequence is MVLDSLAAADVPEAEMEDHSGVLDALADVDVPEQADTAADDALESLAAIETAEQPAEDHTGILDGLADQAPEDQAADDTAGAALESLAAADVPDADVSDASAAVLDELAGLQQEEASAGDTAEAALESLTQVEIAEDQGEDITGVLSGLSDVEPVAEDDGGEAAAALDSLAEAAVEGGIEDDGLDDVLEGLLEDAAAEEDTGSAAADALDSLASVETSETPEDETVDVLEGLLAGGPEQDEDPAEDLSAVLGSLETPEEADGEGSAADVLAGLAEDLAEDAPEEEDDLDGILGGLEEPEGDAGDNDLSAALDTLEAPAEDDAGDGGLDDLLADLGSDAPEEGAEEDVPDDILADLAEDDGADGPDGAELDSDALLDGGNDAEEPAGDDGLDNLLGDLTDEDEPASADDLDALLSEQDEEPSIGAEDGGDDLDSLLGGLDAPDDSAAEEEEDSSLDDLLGGLDDDGAAGDKAAGDDDLDALLGGLDEDSAEEAEDASLDDLLGDLGSEDEDGDLDGLLAGLGEEASAEEAAEDTGAEDDLDALLGGLGDADSDLDSLMGEDGDMDLDDLLGDLGGEDEDAGDAGSDDLDALLGDLDAGDDEPGAEAAAAPVPDDPEFAYGTMSADRPDPQKLQRKRFRLAILGDFSGRAAKGQLETGDGLAARKAILLDPDTVEDVIESFATELVLPIGKDGAGIAVKLEDLDGLHPDELYENVELFSELVGLRKQLQSGTTADHAANTLKAWAEKHGTKARAPKRTSAGNSVPADKRLSAFQQLIGATGITPRPASPVEELLARVVGPHIRALPDPDVAAMQKAVDEALADAMRLVLHHPEFQSVEAQWRSLDLMARSIEDDDTLDVMLYDISAEELAVDLAAEEDLSKTGFVRLLTGEPLDEENGRGGYSALIGMYQFEETPPHAELLGRIARVAAHVDAPFFAAISPEFLKTPKAERPKLVADAWDTLQGMAEAGHLGLVSPRFLLRRPYGEKTEPCYEFDFEEFTETEGLKGMLWANPVVLVAILLGRSFRQHGPSLQLGKIMTLGEMPYHYVNDKFGDQVALPCTERNIDLDKIALAQERGFMAVSAVKGRDEVRLTSFNSLKGSEILGPWTGLPAPEPSPPDPRGQPKPAEPADGGNDEDDLDLDLDLGGDDGDDLGLDDLDLGDGGGDDDGLGDLDDLLASFGDDDDDGDDDEMDADLAALLDDL, encoded by the coding sequence ATGGTGCTGGACAGCCTGGCAGCCGCGGACGTGCCTGAAGCTGAAATGGAAGATCATTCCGGTGTCCTGGATGCGCTCGCGGACGTTGATGTGCCGGAGCAGGCAGACACCGCGGCTGATGATGCGCTGGAAAGCCTCGCGGCGATTGAAACTGCAGAGCAGCCCGCGGAGGATCACACTGGCATTCTGGACGGGCTGGCAGATCAGGCGCCGGAGGATCAAGCGGCAGATGATACCGCGGGAGCCGCCTTGGAAAGCCTGGCGGCGGCGGATGTTCCCGACGCGGATGTCTCTGATGCCTCCGCAGCGGTTCTGGATGAGCTGGCCGGCTTACAGCAGGAAGAGGCATCCGCCGGTGATACGGCGGAGGCAGCTCTGGAAAGTCTGACCCAGGTAGAAATCGCAGAAGACCAGGGCGAGGATATTACCGGTGTTCTGAGTGGGCTTTCAGATGTTGAGCCGGTTGCAGAGGATGACGGCGGCGAAGCCGCTGCGGCACTGGACAGCCTAGCTGAAGCCGCCGTCGAAGGCGGCATTGAAGACGACGGCCTGGACGATGTTCTGGAAGGTCTGCTGGAAGACGCTGCGGCGGAGGAAGACACCGGCAGCGCGGCGGCGGATGCACTGGACAGTCTGGCCTCGGTTGAGACTTCAGAAACGCCGGAAGACGAGACCGTTGACGTATTGGAAGGGTTGCTGGCGGGCGGCCCGGAGCAAGATGAGGATCCAGCTGAAGATCTGAGCGCGGTGCTGGGCAGCCTTGAGACGCCTGAGGAAGCGGACGGCGAAGGCAGCGCTGCAGACGTGCTGGCCGGGCTGGCAGAGGATCTTGCGGAGGACGCGCCCGAGGAGGAGGATGACCTGGACGGTATCCTCGGCGGGCTGGAAGAACCGGAGGGCGATGCCGGGGACAACGATCTGAGCGCTGCGCTGGACACACTGGAGGCGCCTGCAGAAGATGACGCCGGGGATGGCGGTCTGGATGATTTGCTTGCGGACCTTGGCAGCGATGCGCCCGAGGAGGGCGCCGAGGAAGACGTCCCGGATGACATACTGGCAGACCTTGCCGAAGACGATGGCGCCGACGGGCCAGATGGCGCGGAGCTGGATTCGGACGCCTTGCTGGATGGTGGAAATGATGCGGAGGAGCCTGCCGGCGATGACGGTCTGGACAATCTTCTAGGAGATCTGACGGACGAAGATGAGCCTGCATCCGCGGATGACCTCGATGCGCTTTTGAGTGAGCAGGATGAAGAGCCGTCAATCGGCGCGGAGGATGGCGGCGATGATTTGGACAGCTTGCTGGGCGGTCTGGACGCGCCCGACGACAGCGCCGCTGAGGAGGAAGAAGACAGCAGCCTGGATGATCTGCTTGGCGGTTTGGACGATGATGGCGCCGCCGGTGATAAAGCGGCGGGCGATGATGATCTGGACGCGCTGCTGGGCGGGCTGGATGAGGACAGCGCGGAGGAGGCGGAAGACGCCAGCCTTGATGATCTGCTGGGTGATCTTGGCAGCGAGGATGAAGACGGGGATCTGGACGGGCTGCTGGCAGGTCTCGGCGAGGAGGCCTCGGCGGAGGAAGCGGCTGAAGACACCGGTGCCGAGGATGACCTGGATGCGTTGCTGGGCGGGCTGGGAGATGCGGATTCCGATCTGGACAGCCTGATGGGTGAAGACGGCGATATGGATCTGGACGATCTGCTGGGGGATCTTGGCGGTGAGGACGAGGATGCCGGGGACGCGGGGAGCGACGATCTGGATGCGCTTCTGGGGGATCTGGACGCCGGCGATGATGAACCGGGGGCAGAAGCTGCGGCGGCTCCAGTACCGGATGATCCTGAATTTGCCTATGGCACCATGAGCGCGGACCGCCCTGATCCGCAGAAGCTGCAGCGCAAGCGGTTCCGGCTGGCTATCTTGGGTGATTTCTCAGGCCGCGCGGCCAAGGGGCAGCTGGAGACCGGCGACGGTCTGGCAGCCCGCAAGGCGATCCTGCTGGATCCGGATACGGTCGAAGATGTGATCGAGAGCTTTGCGACTGAACTGGTGCTGCCGATCGGCAAGGACGGCGCCGGGATTGCGGTCAAGCTGGAGGATCTGGACGGGCTGCACCCGGATGAGCTGTATGAAAACGTTGAGCTGTTTTCCGAGCTGGTGGGGCTGCGCAAACAGCTGCAAAGCGGCACGACGGCGGATCATGCGGCGAACACGCTGAAGGCCTGGGCGGAGAAGCACGGCACCAAGGCGCGGGCGCCAAAGCGGACCTCGGCGGGCAATTCAGTGCCGGCCGACAAACGGCTGAGCGCCTTTCAGCAGCTGATCGGGGCAACCGGCATCACCCCGCGCCCGGCCTCGCCGGTGGAGGAGCTGCTGGCACGCGTTGTCGGCCCGCATATCCGGGCGCTGCCGGACCCCGATGTGGCGGCAATGCAAAAGGCGGTGGATGAGGCGCTGGCGGACGCGATGCGGCTGGTGCTGCACCATCCGGAGTTCCAGTCGGTGGAGGCGCAGTGGCGCTCACTTGATCTGATGGCGCGCTCGATCGAGGACGACGATACGCTGGATGTGATGCTGTATGACATCTCGGCCGAGGAATTGGCGGTGGATCTGGCGGCGGAAGAAGACCTGTCCAAGACCGGCTTTGTGCGGTTGCTGACCGGGGAGCCGCTGGACGAGGAGAACGGGCGCGGCGGTTATTCGGCGCTGATCGGCATGTATCAGTTCGAGGAAACCCCGCCGCATGCGGAACTGCTGGGCCGGATTGCGCGGGTGGCGGCGCATGTGGATGCACCGTTCTTTGCCGCGATCTCGCCAGAGTTCCTGAAGACTCCGAAGGCGGAGCGGCCCAAGCTGGTGGCCGATGCCTGGGATACGCTGCAGGGCATGGCGGAGGCCGGTCATCTGGGATTGGTCAGCCCGCGGTTCCTGCTGCGGCGCCCATATGGTGAGAAGACCGAACCCTGTTATGAGTTCGATTTTGAGGAGTTTACTGAAACCGAAGGCCTGAAGGGCATGCTTTGGGCCAACCCGGTGGTTCTGGTAGCGATCCTGCTGGGGCGGTCGTTCCGTCAGCACGGGCCGTCCCTGCAGCTGGGTAAAATCATGACTTTGGGGGAGATGCCCTATCATTATGTGAACGACAAGTTCGGTGACCAGGTGGCGCTGCCCTGCACCGAACGCAATATTGACCTGGACAAGATTGCGCTGGCGCAGGAGCGCGGGTTCATGGCGGTTAGCGCGGTTAAAGGGCGGGACGAAGTGCGGCTGACCTCCTTCAATTCTTTGAAGGGCAGCGAGATCCTGGGTCCTTGGACCGGATTGCCGGCGCCTGAGCCATCGCCGCCGGACCCGCGCGGGCAGCCAAAGCCGGCCGAACCAGCGGACGGCGGCAATGATGAAGATGATTTGGATCTTGATCTGGATCTGGGCGGAGATGATGGGGATGATCTCGGCCTGGACGATCTGGACCTTGGAGACGGCGGCGGGGATGACGATGGTCTTGGGGATCTGGACGACCTGCTGGCGTCGTTCGGGGACGACGATGATGACGGGGATGATGATGAAATGGATGCGGACCTCGCCGCGCTTTTGGATGATTTATAA